The following coding sequences are from one Lycium ferocissimum isolate CSIRO_LF1 chromosome 3, AGI_CSIRO_Lferr_CH_V1, whole genome shotgun sequence window:
- the LOC132051143 gene encoding cytosolic sulfotransferase 12-like: protein MTTSQTSPPPPPKYLQEDGLSEECKKLISTLPKERGWLASHIYNYQGFWTSPKLLQNVIACQQLFQAQESDIILVTIPKSGTTWLKSLLFALVSRIKYPFSKQNHRLFIKNPHDLVPFLEIKLYADGQVLDFSSFTSPRLLSTHLPYASLPKCIHNSRTKLVYLCRNPRDTFISMWHFTNSIRLDYTDTNSIGEMFDLFCKGVSAYGPFWSHVLDYWKESIEKPNKVLFLMYEEIKEQPKIQLKRLAEFLECPFSIEEENCGVVDEILNMCSFENLSNLEVNKNGKLSTGEENKAYFRRGEVGDWKNYFTIEMSEKLNHVIEEKVQGYGLRLLYN, encoded by the coding sequence ATGACAACATCTCAAACTTCTCCACCACCTCCTCCAAAATATTTACAAGAGGATGGACTAAGTGAAGAGTGTAAGAAATTGATCTCTACCCTACCAAAAGAAAGAGGATGGCTTGCATCACATATCTACAATTATCAAGGTTTTTGGACATCACCAAAATTACTTCAAAATGTGATTGCATGTCAACAACTATTTCAAGCTCAAGAGAGTGATATCATCCTTGTTACAATCCCTAAATCAGGAACCACTTGGTTAAAATCGCTTTTATTTGCTCTAGTGAGTCgaataaaatatcctttttcaaaacaaaatcacCGTTTATTTATCAAGAACCCTCATGATCTTGTTCCGTTCTTGGAGATTAAACTCTATGCTGATGGACAAGTCCTTGATTTTTCATCCTTCACTTCACCTAGACTCTTGTCAACTCATTTGCCCTATGCTTCATTGCCAAAATGTATCCATAATTCAAGAACCAAACTTGTTTACTTATGTAGGAATCCTAGGGACACTTTTATTTCTATGTGGCATTTCACAAATAGTATAAGACTTGATTACACAGATACCAATTCTATTGGAGAAATGTTTGATCTATTTTGTAAGGGTGTGAGCGCTTATGGTCCATTTTGGAGTCACGTGTTGGATTATTGGAAAGAAAGCATAGAAAAGCCTAACAAAGTGCTTTTTTTGATGTATGAAGAAATCAAAGAGCAACCCAAGATTCAGCTTAAACGCTTAGCTGAATTCTTGGAATGTCCATTTTCTATAGAGGAAGAAAATTGTGGAGTGGTGGATGAAATACTAAACATGTGTAGCTTTGAGAATTTGAGCAATTTGGAGGTCAACAAGAATGGAAAATTGTCAACTGGAGAGGAAAACAAAGCGTACTTTCGTCGAGGTGAAGTTGGAGATTGGAAGAATTACTTCACTATAGAGATGAGTGAGAAACTCAATCATGTTATTGAGGAAAAGGTTCAAGGGTATGGATTAAGACTTTTGTACAATTGA